In the Cryptococcus neoformans var. neoformans JEC21 chromosome 1, complete sequence genome, one interval contains:
- a CDS encoding specific RNA polymerase II transcription factor, putative, which produces MSSIHHQVSATYEGRTGEGRTDVSPYPQQQHYPTSAQPSFQPPPPISPPSSSPFAFAPPPLGTTLPPGGTSRPPLVSHHSDPPPVAQPISYSFMKQQQQLPPPAPHHGSYPYVTSIPMSYRSYSGDSDRNSPQSLNGRAPAPSNPSTHSASISAQSSPLPSNFQYQRQMLPGPYEAPVGQTLPDLNRSATYPQGYYNPGYASALSTEMPRSLSYPSGYSQPYSYIPPLPSPTSFHPAIPGYSSLTRHHTLGTGPSYAFSSRQPVQDRPFKCDECLQSFNRNHDLKRHKRIHLSVKPFGCEKCGKTFSRKDALRRHWLVKGCRGSEGATAPIVPLYPLSSTSSQPPALSPSTPTSLEQLKGNPITGSSSSSRSSTTLPPLSSLPQRQSADQSQIILTPREPSGLTLAQAAAPVAQISIKTVDPAVGNIDVGSGSGSAGSMGEGFAPEYFDSVVPVKSASGTSTDARSNVSPFSSTCTSPPESIQPQPYRKSTLTLASDGTGPSPSSSYNDTISFAPSSLGAEGKPVFITPFTPTAQSFAMQQQGTNVSQTSSEAATMERQASSDKMPETWQRWHRPSFPFPAPPGISFAFDPASPLEGTDPSYAQ; this is translated from the exons CCGTATCCCCAGCAACAGCATTATCCTACATCGGCGCAACCGTCTTTCCAGCCTCCTCCGCCTATATCACCTccatcgtcttctcctttcgcCTTTGCACCACCTCCCCTTGGAACTACGCTGCCTCCAGGAGGGACATCTCGTCCTCCATTGGTGTCACATCACTCTGATCCACCACCTGTCGCTCAACCTATATCCTATTCGTTCATgaagcagcaacagcaactACCACCTCCGGCTCCTCACCATGGAAGTTATCCCTATGTCACCAGTATTCCCATGAGCTACCGTTCATATTCAGGGGATAGTGATAGGAACTCCCCTCAATCACTGAACGGTAGGGCGCCCGCCCCAAGTAATCCTTCTACTCATTCTGCTTCAATATCTGCTCAGTCAAGCCCGTTACCATCGAATTTTCAGTATCAGCGTCAAATGCTGCCCGGACCGTATGAAGCGCCTGTGGGACAAACATTACCAGATCTAAATCGTTCAGCGACGTATCCTCAAGGTTATTACAATCCTGGGTACGCATCGGCCTTATCTACGGAGATGCCCCGTTCGCTTTCGTACCCCTCTGGATACTCTCAGCCGTACTCTTATATCCCCCCATTACCATCACCCACGTCTTTTCACCCGGCCATTCCTGGCTATTCATCGCTTACGAGACATCATACTCTTGGTACGGGGCCTTCGTACGCGTTTAGCAGCAGGCAACCTGTTCAAGATCGACCGTTCAAATGCGATGAATGTTTGCAGAGCTTT AACCGTAATCACGACCTGAAACGTCATAAGAGAATCCATCTCAGTGTCAAACCCTTTGGCTGTGAGAAATGTGGTAAAACATTCTCCCGTAAAGACGCATTGAGAAGACATTGGCTAGTCAAAGGATGTCGAGGTTCTGAGGGCGCTACCGCACCTATAG TGCCGCTTTACCCTCTTTCTTCGACTTCGTCACAGCCGCCCGCactttctccttctacGCCCACTTCGCTGGAGCAACTAAAAGGTAACCCTATCACGggttcatcctcatcctctcgGTCTAGCACCACCCTTCCACCCTTGTCAAGTCTTCCCCAGCGTCAATCAGCCGATCAGTCACAGATCATCCTCACTCCTCGTGAACCTTCTGGCTTGACACTTGCCCAAGCGGCCGCTCCTGTTGCTCAAATTTCTATCAAGACGGTCGATCCGGCTGTAGGAAATATTGATGTCGGAAGCGGATCAGGAAGCGCTGGGTCAATGGGAGAAGGTTTCGCACCCGAATACTTTGACAGCGTTGTACCGGTTAAATCGGCCAGTGGCACGTCGACTGATGCCAGAAGTAACGTTTCACCTTTCTCTAGTACATGCACTTCACCACCCGAAAGTATTCAACCTCAGCCTTATCGAAAATCGACTCTGACCTTGGCGTCTGATGGGACTGGACCTTCGCCATCGAGCTCCTATAACGATACTATTTCTTTTGCTCCGAGTAGCCTTGGGGCTGAGGGGAAGCCTGTGTTCATTACGCCGTTTACACCAACAGCGCAATCGTTTGCTatgcagcagcaaggaacGAATGTCAGTCAGACTTCTTCTGAAGCGGCTACGATGGAGAGGCAAGCGAGTTCGGATAAGATGCCTGAGACATGGCAAAGATG GCATCGTCCATCGTTCCCCTTCCCTGCTCCTCCTGGAATCTCATTCGCCTTTGACCCTGCAAGTCCTTTGGAGGGGACAGACCCGTCATACGCCCAGTAA